From Oceanococcus atlanticus, a single genomic window includes:
- the miaB gene encoding tRNA (N6-isopentenyl adenosine(37)-C2)-methylthiotransferase MiaB: MGAKLYIKTFGCQMNDYDSGKMAAVLEKSHQVERTDNPEDADILLLNTCSIREKAQEKVFSELGRWKQRKQTKPDLMIGVGGCVASQEGDAILERAPYVDLVFGPQTLHRLPELMEQRASSGRAAMDISFPEIEKFDALPEPQAEGVTAFVSVMEGCSKYCTFCVVPYTRGEEVSRPFDDVMAEVRALAAQGVREITLLGQNVNAYYGKMSDGTTADLALLIRYIAEIEDIGRIRFTTSHPAEFSDSLIQAYADVPKLASYLHLPVQSGSDRILMMMKRGHSAQEYISKVQRLRAARPEISLSTDIIVGFPSETDADFEATMELVGFADFDHAFSFVYSARPGTPAAKLHDGVDAQVKKQRLQILQDRVRARGDEFSRAMVGTTQRVLVERLSRKDVGQLAGRTDNNRWVNFTAEPELIGRFVDVEITEALPNSLRGVLVNPAAHAA; the protein is encoded by the coding sequence GTGGGAGCAAAGCTCTACATCAAGACATTCGGCTGCCAGATGAACGACTACGATTCGGGCAAGATGGCGGCGGTGCTTGAGAAGTCACACCAGGTGGAACGCACGGACAATCCGGAAGACGCGGATATCCTGCTGCTCAACACATGTTCGATCCGCGAGAAAGCGCAGGAGAAAGTCTTCTCCGAGCTGGGCCGCTGGAAACAGCGCAAGCAGACCAAGCCGGATCTGATGATTGGCGTGGGCGGCTGCGTTGCCAGCCAGGAAGGCGATGCGATTCTTGAGCGGGCACCGTATGTCGATCTGGTGTTTGGTCCGCAGACCCTGCATCGTCTGCCCGAGCTGATGGAGCAGCGTGCCAGCAGCGGCCGCGCCGCCATGGACATCAGTTTCCCGGAAATCGAGAAGTTCGATGCCCTGCCTGAACCGCAGGCCGAGGGCGTGACCGCTTTCGTTTCGGTGATGGAGGGGTGCTCCAAGTACTGCACCTTCTGTGTCGTGCCCTACACCCGCGGGGAAGAGGTCAGCCGTCCGTTTGATGACGTGATGGCCGAAGTCCGGGCGCTGGCCGCTCAGGGCGTGCGCGAAATCACCCTGCTGGGTCAGAACGTCAACGCCTATTACGGCAAGATGAGTGATGGCACCACGGCGGATCTGGCCTTGCTGATTCGCTACATCGCCGAAATTGAAGACATCGGACGCATTCGTTTCACCACCTCGCATCCGGCCGAGTTCTCCGACAGCCTGATTCAGGCCTACGCCGATGTGCCCAAGCTGGCCAGTTATCTGCATCTGCCGGTGCAGTCGGGCTCTGACCGCATCCTGATGATGATGAAGCGTGGCCACAGTGCCCAGGAATACATTTCCAAAGTCCAGCGCTTGCGCGCGGCGCGGCCGGAGATCAGCCTGTCCACCGACATCATCGTCGGGTTCCCGAGCGAAACCGACGCCGATTTCGAGGCGACCATGGAACTGGTCGGCTTCGCCGATTTCGATCACGCCTTCTCGTTTGTCTACAGCGCCCGTCCGGGCACGCCGGCGGCCAAGCTGCATGACGGCGTCGATGCGCAGGTCAAGAAACAGCGTCTGCAGATCCTCCAGGATCGGGTGCGCGCGCGCGGCGACGAATTCTCGCGTGCCATGGTCGGCACCACCCAACGTGTGCTGGTCGAGCGTCTGTCACGCAAGGATGTGGGCCAGCTGGCCGGGCGCACCGACAACAACCGCTGGGTCAATTTCACGGCCGAGC
- a CDS encoding low molecular weight protein-tyrosine-phosphatase yields MFSSLLVVCTGNICRSPMGEFLLRDRWRKSGARVASAGVGAMLGWPADDDAIAVMDDYGIDMRAHQAQQIKPELLKAYDLVLVMEKHHEDWINQRFPTTRGRVHLMSKWQARDGVPDPYRRGRAAFEACYAQLDECVDQWLQRIG; encoded by the coding sequence ATGTTTTCTTCGTTACTGGTTGTATGCACCGGCAACATCTGTCGCAGCCCGATGGGCGAATTCCTGTTGCGCGATCGCTGGCGCAAATCTGGCGCCCGTGTGGCCTCCGCCGGGGTTGGTGCGATGCTGGGCTGGCCGGCCGACGACGATGCGATTGCGGTGATGGATGACTATGGCATCGACATGCGGGCCCATCAGGCGCAGCAAATCAAGCCGGAGCTGCTCAAGGCTTACGACCTTGTGCTGGTGATGGAAAAACACCATGAGGACTGGATCAACCAGCGTTTTCCGACCACCCGTGGGCGCGTTCATCTGATGAGCAAATGGCAGGCGCGTGATGGCGTGCCAGACCCCTACCGGCGCGGCCGAGCAGCCTTTGAAGCCTGCTATGCCCAGCTCGACGAATGCGTGGATCAGTGGCTGCAGCGCATCGGCTGA